In the Nicotiana tabacum cultivar K326 chromosome 16, ASM71507v2, whole genome shotgun sequence genome, one interval contains:
- the LOC107819388 gene encoding cytochrome P450 81C13 gives MENLNSSYYYYYYYLAILLFFFVILFKYLLPSGKRLPPSPLSLPIIGHLYLIKNSLHETLTSLSTKYGPVLYLRFGCRNLLVVSSPSAMEECFTKNDIIFANRPQSMAGDQFSFNYKAVVWAPYGYLWRALRRLTVIEIFSSNSLQKSSALRNEEIGILIRSLFKASTNNGSSGARVNLSHWVFTFAVNVMMRTGTGKRCVSEEDMETEKGKQIIEEIRGFFFATLVVLNVCDFMPVLKWFGYKGLEKRMVLAHQKRNEFLNNLLDEFRQKKIAGISESSTDSINAKKTTLVETLLSLQESEPEFYTDDLIKSVLLVLFIAGTETTSMTIQWAMRLLLAHPKAFTKLRAEIDSKVENDRLLNESDIPKLPYLYCVINETLRLYPPVPLLLPHYSLEDCTVGGYEVPKHTILMVNAWAIHRDPKLWDEPEKFKPERFEAMEGEKEGFNYKLVPFGMGRRACPGAAMGLRTVSLVLGSLIQSFDWKSVEEEKLDACYNSRITLNKDKPLEAVCIPRQNWRGFLS, from the exons ATGGAGAATCTGAACTCtagctactactactactactactacttagctatcttgctatttttctttgtcattttattcaaatACTTGCTTCCTTCCGGAAAACGTTTACCACCTAGTCCTCTGTCTCTTCCGATAATTGGTCATCTTTACCTTATTAAGAATTCCCTACACGAGACACTAACTTCCCTATCTACAAAATATGGCCCTGTTTTGTATCTCCGATTCGGCTGTAGAAATTTGCTTGTTGTGTCTTCTCCATCTGCGATGGAAGAATGCTTCACCAAAAACGATATCATATTTGCAAATCGTCCTCAGAGCATGGCTGGAGATCAGTTTTCCTTCAACTATAAGGCTGTTGTCTGGGCTCCTTACGGCTATCTTTGGAGAGCTCTCCGCCGTCTAACTGTTATTGAGATCTTCTCTTCCAATAGCTTGCAGAAGTCTTCTGCACTGCGGAATGAAGAAATTGGAATTCTTATTCGCTCTTTGTTTAAAGCCAGCACTAATAATGGCAGTAGTGGTGCAAGAGTTAACTTGAGTCATTGGGTTTTTACTTTTGCGGTCAATGTTATGATGAGAACTGGCACTGGAAAACGTTGCGTAAGTGAAGAAGACATGGAAACAGAGAAGGGGAAACAAATCATTGAAGAGATAAGAGGATTTTTCTTCGCGACCTTGGTAGTTTTGAACGTGTGTGATTTCATGCCAGTTTTGAAATGGTTTGGGTACAAAGGGCTAGAGAAAAGGATGGTCTTAGCGCACCAAAAGAGAAATGAATTCTTGAACAACTTACTGGACGAATTTCGACAGAAAAAAATAGCTGGTATTTCAGAATCCAGTACTGATAGTATCAATGCTAAGAAGACCACGCTGGTCGAAACTCTCTTGTCACTACAAGAATCTGAACCTGAATTTTACACAGATGATCTAATTAAAAGTGTTTTACTG GTTTTATTTATTGCTGGAACAGAGACAACATCAATGACCATTCAATGGGCGATGCGACTTCTTTTAGCTCATCCTAAGGCATTTACAAAACTGAGAGCTGAGATTGATAGCAAAGTGGAGAACGATCGCTTGCTAAATGAATCAGACATTCCCAAGCTTCCTTATTTATATTGTGTTATAAACGAGACGCTAAGATTGTACCCTCCAGTACCACTTTTGTTGCCTCACTACTCATTAGAAGATTGTACTGTTGGGGGATATGAAGTACCAAAACATACGATCCTAATGGTTAACGCTTGGGCTATCCATAGGGATCCCAAGTTATGGGACGAACCTGAAAAGTTCAAACCAGAGCGATTTGAGGCCATGGAAGGAGAAAAAGAAGGATTCAACTATAAATTAGTACCATTTGGAATGGGGAGAAGAGCATGCCCTGGAGCTGCTATGGGCTTGCGCACTGTTTCACTGGTATTGGGTTCCCTGATTCAGTCGTTCGATTGGAAAAGTGTGGAAGAAGAAAAGTTGGACGCGTGCTATAATTCTAGAATCACTTTGAACAAAGATAAACCTTTGGAGGCTGTTTGTATTCCACGACAAAATTGGCGTGGTTTCCTTTCTTGA
- the LOC142170646 gene encoding cytochrome P450 81C13-like: protein MNMEIGFPFCTIAFFFSIFFILKLQNARNKKLPPSPPSLPIIGHLHLLKSPIHQTFKSLSCKYGPIIFLHFGTCPIIVISSPSITEQCFTKNDIIFANRPKSLVTKHLGYNQTTIGFSPYGDHWRNLRRIASSQIFSTVSLNYSSAVRTEEVRYVVTKLVLDYKGGIAKKVNLNFLFEKLVYDVLTKMVAGKRWTESTHDMFGPTMIMTICDYFPVLQWVGFQGLEKNLVEIKKTRDIFLQGLIDECRNSRADSSLAEQRKTIIDALLGLQKAQPECYTDDIIKGVIMVMFTAGTHTSAVTMEWTMTLLLNHPEVMKKAKLEINNLVGEGRLLEESDILKLPYLRCIINETLRLFPAGPLLVPHFSSQDCIIEGYGIPKGTILFVNVWEIQRDPKLWEEPNKFKPERFEGMEGGIEGCKFIPFGMGRRACPGSGLAMRLIGLVLGLFIQCFKWQSVGPALVGLDESFGLMLKKRDPLEALYRPRESMAVSLSQL from the exons ATGAATATGGAAATAGGCTTCCCATTTTGCACTATTGCCTTTTTTTTCTCCATCTTTTTCATTCTAAAACTGCAAAATGCAAGAAATAAAAAACTTCCTCCAAGTCCACCATCTCTACCAATTATTGGACATCTCCATCTCCTCAAATCCCCTATTCACCAAACTTTTAAATCACTTTCTTGCAAATATGGTCCCATTATTTTCCTCCATTTTGGGACTTGTCCAATTATTGTCATATCCTCTCCTTCAATTACGGAGCAATGTTTCACAAAAAATGACATTATTTTTGCAAATCGACCAAAATCTCTCGTTACTAAACATCTTGGCTATAACCAAACCACCATTGGATTTTCTCCTTACGGTGACCATTGGCGTAATCTCCGCCGCATTGCTAGTAGTCAAATCTTCTCCACCGTCAGCCTTAACTATTCCTCCGCCGTCCGTACAGAAGAAGTCCGTTACGTGGTTACAAAACTAGTCCTGGATTACAAAGGAGGAATTGCCAAGAAAGTGAACTTGAATTTTTTGTTTGAGAAATTAGTGTACGATGTGTTAACTAAGATGGTTGCAGGTAAACGTTGGACCGAGTCAACTCATGACATGTTTGGTCCAACTATGATTATGACTATTTGTGATTATTTTCCTGTACTTCAGTGGGTTGGATTTCAGGGGTTGGAGAAGAATTTGGTAGAGATCAAGAAAACAAGAGATATATTTCTTCAGGGTCTAATTGATGAATGTCGAAATAGCAGAGCTGATTCATCTTTGGCTGAGCAGAGAAAGACGATTATAGACGCTTTGTTAGGTTTACAAAAAGCCCAGCCTGAATGTTACACTGATGACATTATTAAGGGTGTCATAATG GTAATGTTCACGGCTGGAACACATACTTCAGCTGTAACAATGGAGTGGACAATGACATTGTTATTAAATCATCCAGAGGTAATGAAAAAGGCAAAGCTCGAAATAAACAACCTCGTTGGAGAGGGGCGTTTGTTAGAGGAATCGGACATCCTTAAACTACCCTATTTACGTTGTATAATCAATGAGACATTGAGGTTATTTCCTGCTGGACCACTTTTAGTGCCTCATTTTTCATCACAAGATTGTATAATTGAAGGATATGGTATTCCTAAAGGCACAATACTATTTGTGAATGTTTGGGAAATTCAAAGGGATCCTAAACTTTGGGAAGAACCAAACAAGTTTAAGCCAGAGAGATTTGAAGGAATGGAAGGGGGAATTGAAGGGTGTAAGTTTATACCATTTGGTATGGGGAGAAGGGCTTGTCCTGGTTCTGGTCTTGCTATGAGATTGATTGGGCTTGTTTTGGGCTTATTTATTCAGTGTTTTAAGTGGCAAAGCGTTGGGCCTGCATTAGTGGGCTTAGATGAAAGTTTTGGGCTGATGTTGAAGAAGCGCGATCCATTGGAGGCATTATACAGGCCCAGAGAATCCATGGccgtatcactttctcagcttTGA